The genomic DNA TCCAAGTCAAAGCGGCAAATTGTCGCTTTTTTCTATGATAAAAAAAACAAAAATGCTGAACTGACCAAGAATCAGTCCAGCATTTTTATTATCCAATTTAAAAGAGTAATTTGTCTAACTTAATGTGATACATATGATTTAATAATCCAGAGCATCTGAGTGGCCAGCACCGTTACCAACAAAGTAACCCGTCTTACAATTGAGGGTAAAGAGGTAGACTCCATCTGGACGATAGAGATTGTAGTAGCCATTGCCGTTTACAATATTCACCTTTTCCAGAATATAGTCATTCCCTGAGATATACCCACGTTGTTGAGAAATAGAAATGATGGTTTCCAATACCCCTGCGTTAAAGGTCCAAGCCTCATTGTTGACATCGTCAATGGCAGCCTGATTATAAGGAACCCGGCTGACGTCACGCTGCAGGGTAACTCCTGCTGGAACGGCAATGCCATAGATAGAGGCTGCACCTGTTACCGTTGCACTTGTTGCTTCCGTTGTTTGACTAGAAGACGCCGAGGTTTCTGTAACCGTCTTATTGGTTTCAGCAGATTGACTGACAGTTGCAGTAACGCCACTTTCCTGCTGGGAGCGACCGAGAGTAACGGCTGCTGCAAGCACTGCATCCACTGAGCTGATACCTGTTGTGACAGCTGTTAGATTGGCATCTCCCTTTACAGTTGCTGAAGAATCGACCTCACCATCTACAATAACAGGCTTGTCAAACTGATTGTTGAGGTCTTGCAAAGCAGCAATAGCCTTGGCCAACTTGTCGTAGCGAGATTTCGCTTCCTTATAGGCGTCTGTTGAGCTATCCATTTTATCCAGCAAGGCTTTTAACTCAGCAAGTTTCCCAAATTCAGAATTTTTCAACTTGGTTTGCTCAGCATCAACAAAGAAGCCAGCATAAAAACTGTCAAAAGCAGCCAGCGCCTCATTTGTAGTGCTTGAAGAGCTCGTTCGGCTAGATCTTGTTGTAGAGCTGCTTGACGAAGCTGTTGAATCATTTTTATTCGCTGCATTAAGCCAGATAAAGGCCGAGGCTAAAATACCGACAAAAAGCGCGGAAATGCCTAAACCAACAAAGATTTTTTTTCTGCTCTCTTTTCGACTCTCTACATCTTCATAGTCGTTAAAATCTGCTGTTTCAGGAGCAGGCAGCTCTTCAACGATAAGCGGAGTTGTTTCCTCTGCTGAAACTGCTGGTTCTTCTTTTTCCTCGGTAGAAACGACTTTATGAAGAGCAAACTCCTGTGTTTCCTCCAAAAGAGTAGCTTCTGAGGTCGCTTCTTCTAAGCTTTCCTCTTTTGCGCCTTCTTCAGTTAATGGTGCCTTGGCAATCTGTGTTTCAAATTTCTGGGATTCAATCTCATCACGGTGCTGCTTGATATAACGATCCAAAATGCTATCGTCTTCCGTTACACCTGCTTGTATTTCTTGATGCTTACGAACGGCCTCGGCAATGGTCATATCCTTAGCCTGCTCAAATTCCAATACTTTTTCATCATCTTGTGGCAGACCTGTTTGTTTGTCTTTATTTTCCAAATCTACTGACTCCTATTCTGTTCTTGTTCGTTTCACACGTTGTCCGAAAAATTGATAGAGATCTACCTTCAGGGTTCCATTGTAGAGCTTGCGCTTCTTGTCAGCTTGGCTGCCAAAACGACTTTCAAACTGTTCATCGCTGGTCAAGATAAACTTGGACCAGGTTGTCAGCGGGGCAAAAACCTCCCCCATTTCTCGATACAGTCTTGCAATGGCAGTGTCATCCAAAAGCCGTTCTCCATATGGCGGATTGGAAAGGATAACGCCGTTGATTTTATCTGTTCGCAAATCCTGCAACCGCATCTGCTTGAAGCAAATAGCGTCCTCAACACCTGCTGCAAAGGCATTTTTCTTGGCGATTTCCACCATGCGACCGTCGATGTCAAAACCAGAAATATCCAAGACAAGGTCTGTCCGAATCTGAGTTTGAGCATCCTTGCGAGCTTGTTCGACCGCATCCTGATCCACCCAATTCCATTCTTCAAAAGCAAAGGAGCGCTTAAGTCCTGGAGCTATGTTGCGAGCTAGCAGAGCTGCCTCAATACAGAAGGTTCCTGAACCACAAGTTGGATCAATCAAGGGTTTATCAGGGTACCAGTTGGACAGTTGCAAAATAGCTGCTGCCATATTTTCCTTGATAGGAGCTCCGCCTTTTTCTACCCGGTAGCCTCGCTTAAAGAGACTGGCTCCCGTTGTGTCAATCATCACCGTCGCCTGATCTTTTAGAATGGAAACTTCAATTTTAAACTCTGCCCCAACTTCCTGCAAGGGGACATTTTCTGGGCGAGAAAAATGTTGCTGTAATTTCTTAACGACTGCCTTCTTACTGATGGCCTGAACACTCGGCTCATTGTGGAGTTTAGACTTGACGCATTTGGCCTTTGAAATCGGAAATTTACAGCCCAGAGGCAAGTAATGCTCCCAATCTAGGCCAAAAACACCTTGAAACAATTCCTCAAAGGTGCGAGCAGGAAACTGACCCACCACAATCTTTATTCGGTCGGCAGACCGGAGCCAAAGATTGGTCTTAATGATGGCGTCTAGCCCGCCTTCAAAGCGGACCCGTCCATTTTCTACCTGGCAATCATAGCCTAGATTACGAATTTCTCGACCAACAACCGCTTCTAAACCAGCCGCTGCAGTGGCTACCAATTCAAATTTTTCTTTCATCTGTTTCCTCTATTGAATAAAGGCTAGCAAAGCTAGCCTACCTATTATGCAATTTTCTATAAGCCATGTTTTGTTCCAGCGGCACTAGGCTCTGCCGCCTTCGATAATCATCTGTCTACCGCTTATGCAGTCAGGAAAGACCGTTCGGATTCCAGCTTTCCCATGCCCCGACCAAAGTTTGGGTTGCTAGCTTGAGGGGTTTACCGCGTTCCATTTTTTACGTTTCCATAAAAACTTCGTCACTGTGGCACTTTCAGGTCTACTATGGCTTATCCAAGGACTTAGCCAATTTGACCGCCGTAACGTATCGCTACGTCCCTAGGCTTATGGATTCGCCTAGCACAAACACTACCAGCATCACAGCCGGTGCTAGCATGGACTTTCCTCATGGTAGCACGCTACCACGCGATTATCCAAAAATTGCACAGTCCAGTTTATTCGTACGATTCTTGAATAATTTGTTTGCCAAAAACCTCTTTTTCCAGACGGTTCAGTCGGCGCAAAATATCAAAGTTGGTCGCAGATGAAGCTCGCTCTGTCCGAAGAACTTCTGACTCATCTGCAACTGGCGCTGCTGTACGAGGAGCATTGGCTGCCTGAGCCTTCAAACGGGCGATTTCCCCTTTTAACTCCTTGATAATGGCCTCGTAGGCGTCGTAATCTTTCATAATATCATCAAGGAAATCATTGACTTCATCTTGATCATAACCACGAAAACCAATTTTAAAATCCTGCTCAAAAATATCTTTAGTTGTAAATTTAATACTTGCCATTTTTCTCTCCCAAATCTAAAAACGTCACTAGCTCTATTATATTAAAAAAAATAGGGAAAAATCAAGTCATTTTACTCAAATTCTTCAAAATTTTCAGCCACCTCATTTAAGCGATCAAAGGTGACCCTCTTATCAGTATACCCTGCCTTTTTTAAGAGGAGATTATGCAAATATTTCAAGTTTGTTTCATTTTCCGGTTCGTAAAATAGATAGGCACCATCGGTATTATCTAGTAAAAATTCATTGTAGGCGCGGAATTGCCCTGGATTTTCATAGTGAGTATAGGTAAACTTGACAAAATCAACTGCCTTAAAAGCGGCCAATTTCTCTTGATTGGCTTCGTTCCAGTTCTGACCATGATTTTCAAAGGGGAAAATGGTCGCTATCTGGCAGTCATACCCCTCTTGTTTCAAGTCCAACAGAACTTGTAAGACCCAGTATTCAAAGCCAAGATTGCCTGTAAAAACAAACCATTCCGTCCCGTTTTCCAGGAAATGGATGAGGTCTTGTCGGATAACTTTTTTGATGAGGTAGATCCTAGCATCCTTATCCGAAAAAATCCCCAGATCAGTGTGCCGGTAGCCGGTCACCAATAGGCTCCTAATGTGCATGACTTGTACTCTTTTCCTTCTTTATGTTATAATGTACTGATAATAGTTTATCAAGAAGGAGTTCTATGGTCAATTATCCTCATCAGATAAGAAAGAAAATCATTAGAACAAATAGTGACCCCCGTCAAAAACGTGTTAACTTCGCTAACCGTGGAATGTCTTTTGAAACGGCCATTAACGACAGTAATGGATACTATCTAGCTCATGGGATAGCCGTTATTCATAAGAAGCCAACTCCTATCCAAATTGTCAAAGTGGACTATCCAAGACGAAGCCGGGCCAAGATTGTAGAAGCCTACTTCCGTCAGGCATCCACTACGGACTATTCAGGAGTTTTCAAAGGATACTACATCGACTTTGAGGCCAAGGAAACACGCCAGAAGACAGCCATGCCCATGAAAAATTTTCATGCTCACCAGATTGAGCACATGGAACAGGTTGTTGGACAGGGGGGAATCTGTTTTGTCCTCCTTCACTTTTCAACCCTGAAGGAAACCTATCTCTTGCCCGCGGTTGCTCTGATTTCGTTTTATCAGATCGATCAAGGCAGCAAGTCCATGCCGATTGCCTATATTCGTGAACATGGCTATGAGATAGAAATAGGCGGTTTTCCTAGCCTGCCCTATCTGACAATCGTTGAAAAAATTTTATTAGGTGGTGACTCTGTTGAACAAAACAACCATTAAAAAATTACTGCTGATTGCAGCCAACTGCCTTCTGGCAGTCTTCATCATCGCTGTTATTGCAGGGGCCGCTCTGGTAACCTACTACATCAGCAGCGCTCCGGAGCTAACCGAAGAAAGTCTGGTCGCAACTGTTTCCAGTAAAATTTACGATAAGGATGGCAACTTAATTGCAGACCTTGGAACAGAAAAACGCTCCAATGCCAAGACGGAAGAAATCCCTACCGAACTAGTGAATGCTGTTGTAGCAATTGAGGACCAACGCTTCTTCAGCCATAGGGGAATCGATGTCCTCCGTATCGCGGGGGCTCTGTTGAACAACCTTTCTGGCGGCAATTTACAAGGGGGATCAACCCTTGATCAGCAGCTCATCAAGCTAACCTATTTCTCGACTTCTACCGAAGATCAGACCCTCAAACGAAAAATTCAAGAAGCCTGGATGGCCTTGCAGTTGGAGCGGCGCAATACCAAGCAAGAAATTTTGACCTACTATATCAACAAGGTCTACATGTCCAACGGAAACTATGGTATGAAAACGGCAGCCAAGTCTTACTTTGGGAAAGAACTGAAAGACTTGACCCTCCCTCAGCTAGCCTTGCTGGCCGGAATGCCTCAGGCACCAAACCAATACGACCCTTACACCCAGCCAGAAGCTGCTAAGGAGCGTCGTGATTTGGTCTTGGCTGAAATGTTGGAAGAAAAGTACATTGATGCTACCCAGTATGAGCAAGCGGTTCTGACTCCCGTAACAGATGGGCTTCAACCATTGACAAACGAGGCAGCCTACCCTGCTTATATGGACAATTACCTCAAACAGGTCATCGAAGAAGTTGAGAGCAAAACAGGCTACAACCTTTTGACAACTGGTATGGATGTCTATACGAATGTGGATCCTGCTGCCCAACAACAGCTTTGGAACATCTACAACTCCGATCTTTATGTGGAATACCCAGATCCTAACTTCCAGGTTGCTTCCACTGTTGTCGATGTCAGCAACGGTCGTGTCGTAGCCCAACTGGGCGGACGCAATCAGGCTAGCAATGTTTCCTTCGGTACCAACCAAGCCGTTGAAACTAACCGTGACTTTGGCTCAACCATGAAGCCTATCACGGATTATGCCCCAGCTCTAGAAAACGGCATTTATACCTCAACGGCTGATACCATTGTCGATGGTCCTTATAATTATCCAGGCACTTCCACACCGGTCAACAACTGGGACAAGAGGTACTTTGGTACGATGACAGTCAAATCTGCCATCCAGTATTCCCGTAATGTCACAGCTGTTAAAGCCTTGGAAGCTACTGGTTTGGAAAACGCTCATAACTTCCTAAATAGTGTCGGTATTTACTATCCGGAAATTCACTATTCCAACGCCATTTCTAGTAACACTACGGATTCCAGCCGCCAATATGGAGCTAGCAGTGAAAAGATGGCTGCGGCCTATGCAGCTTTTGCCAACGGCGGAACCTACTATGCACCGCAATATGTCAACAAAATCGTCTTTAGCGATGGAACGGTCTCCGAATACGCAGCTGAAGGCAAACGGGTTATGACGGAAGAAACTGCCTTTATGATGACGGATATGATGAAGGCCGTTATGAGCTATGGTTATGGATTGAACGCTTCTGTCAGCGGTGTACCAATGGCTGGAAAGACAGGTACGTCTAACTATACTGACAGTGAGACCGATACAATTTTGGCTACAGTTCCTGAAGCCAATTATAGCTATATGGTTGTTCCTGATGAAAACTTTGTTGGCTACTCGAGCAGATACTCAATGGCTGTTTGGACCGGTTACACCAACCGGATGGTTCCTCTTCTGGATAATGGTATGCATGTTGCAACTGATGTTTATCACAACATGATGGCCTTCCTCAATTCACCAGAAACAGCAACTGATTGGGAGATGCCTGACGGACTGGTTCGCTACGGTTCTAGTTACTACCTCAAGGGTAGCCGTTCTGTCACGAACTACTATTACAGTACAACGACTGAAGCAGCAACTACTTCTGAAACAAGCGGTTCAACCACAACTGCTTCAAGCGAAACGACTGAACCAACAACTAACTCCCCGTCAACCAACCAGAATGGTGACTAGAAAATAGTACCCAGAAATTTTTCTGGGTTTTTCTTTTATACTTTTTATGATAAGATAGTTCTATGAAACCAGACATTTTTTACCAAACCCTTGAAGAACAGGGATTTCCCCTGACAGACAAACAAAAAGAACAATTCCAACGCTACTATGAACTTCTGGTCGAATGGAATGAAAAGATAAATCTTACGGCTATTACTGAGCGTGAGGAGGTCTACCTCAAACACTTTTATGATTCTATCGCTCCGGTCTTGCAGGGCTACATCCAAAATCAGGACATCCAACTCCTTGACATCGGAGCGGGAGCAGGCTTCCCTAGCCTTCCTATGAAAATTCTCTGCCCGAACTTAGAGGTGACCATCATTGACTCCCTCAACAAGCGAATCCATTTTCTGCAGTTTTTGGCCGAGAAATTGGAACTGAAAAAGGTCCGCTTTTATCACGGGCGGGCTGAAGATTTTGCTCAAGATAAGCAATTTCGTGCCCAGTTTGACCTAGTAACCGCTCGGGCCGTGGCCCGCATGCAGGTTCTGTCGGAATTAACCATTCCCTTTCTCAAGGTCAAGGGCAAATTGATTGCCCTCAAGGCCTCCAGTGCCGAGGACGAACTGGCTCAGGCACAAAATGCCCTCAACCTTCTCTTTGCCAAAGTCGTAGACAATGTGGACTACCAGCTGCCGAATGGCGACCCCCGCACCCTGACTCTGGTTGAAAAGAAAAAAGAAACGCCCAATAAATATCCCCGCAAGGCTGGTCTTCCAAACAAACGACCATTATAAGAATACGCCAAACGCTTGAACTACCAAGCGTTTTTTAATATCCAGACAAGTATTCCTTATATGTCTATCTTTACAATTCGTGATTTTTATCACAAAAAACCGAACATTGGGTATAGCTTCTCTATAATTGCTTGACTTTCAAATAAGACAATTGTAGAATGCTAACATGGATAGTTGATGTCCTTGTTTCATCACATCAGTTTGCTATCCGTAGATGAGGAGATATTACCAATGAAACAGATATCTGTTATGGTTGTTTTTGGTACCAGACCTGAAGCTATCAAGATGGCCCCTCTTGTCAAGGCCCTTCAAAAACAAACTGACCGTTTTAAGGCAATCACTGTTGTCACTGCCCAGCACCGGCAAATGCTGGATCAGGTTTTGGAAACTTTTGCGATTCAACCAGATGTTGACTTGAATATCATGAGTCAAAACCAAAGTTTAGCGGACATTACCGTGCATATCATTTCCAAGTTGGACAAGGTGTTAAAAGAGCTAAAACCAGATATTGTCCTTGTTCATGGTGACACGACCACTACCTTGGCAGCCAGCATTGCTGCTTTCTATAATCAAATCAAGGTCGGACATGTAGAAGCCGGCCTTCGGACTTGGAACAAACAGTCGCCCTTCCCTGAAGAGGCTAATCGGCAGCTAACAGATGTTCTCAGCGACCTCTATTTTGCCCCAACGCCACAAAGCAAGGCCAATCTCTTGCTAGAAAATCATCTTGAAAAAGATGTGTTTATCACTGGGAACACTGCCATTGATACGCTGAAACTAACGGTCAAACAGGACTACCAGCACCCCATTCTTCAGAAAATCAATCCCGACCACAAACTCATTTTAGTGACCATGCACCGTCGGGAGAACCAAGGACTGCCCATGCGGCGTGTTTTAAAAACCATTCGAGAAGTCGTCGAAAACCACCCCACTGTTGAGGTGGTCTATCCCGTTCACTTGAGCCCTGCAGTCCAAGAAGCTGCAGCTGAGATTCTTGCAAATTCAGAGCGTATCCATCTGATTCCTCCGCTTGACGTGGTGGACTTCCATAATATCGCTGCCAAAAGTTACTTCATTATGTCGGACTCTGGTGGCGTTCAAGAAGAAGCACCTTCTCTTGGGAAGCCTGTTTTGGTTCTCCGGGATACGACCGAGCGTCCTGAAGGCGTTGAAGCCGGTACCTTAAAGCTTGTCGGAACCTCACCTGAAACGGTTCGATCTGCTATGGAAGACTTGCTGTTAAACGCAGACAGTTACCATCAAATGGCTCAAGCCAAAAATCCTTATGGTGATGGACAAGCCGCAGAGCGAATCTTGGATGCTATCGCCTACTATTTTGGGTCTGCAGAAAGACCATTAGATTTTCAATAAGGAGTTCACTATGACCTATATCCGAAAACTCGATCTTTTCAGGTTGCTCTTAACAGCAACGATTCTGGCCTGTTTGGCCTTTGGTTATTTTTCAACCACTTCTATCTTCTTTACTGAGCTACTCTTAGTCGCTGCTGCACTTTTAGCTGCCACACTCTTGTCAGACATCCTGATTGCCTGGCTCTTCTTGTTAAGCAGCTCTATTGCAGTCGTACTACTTGTTGCTGGTGTCGTCTACTTGACTTCTCTCCAACAGCTGGTTCTCCTATTCTCATTTCCCTTGGTACTCGCCCTGACGAGTCGCATTCATGCACTCAAGCGGGAGATTCTTTCAGCAGTGAAAGATGAGCAAAAAAACGCTTCAAACCACTACCGTCAGTTGCTAGCTGCTGCCAAGCAGAACCAGACCTGGCCCGTTGAAGCAATCTTGGTAAACTGGGCCCATAGTTCCCATTTCTATCATATGAATCCATCCGCTTATCGGGACATGCTTCGAACCATTTACCAGACATTGCTGGACTGTTTGACAGAAGACATGACTGTTTACTATGTTTCTAACGGCAGCTTCCTCATTTTGCTTTCTGGGCAAGATGCCGAACATCGTCTTTACTTTGACACGGTTATTCAGCCCAAGCTAAGCAAGCTCCGTTTCCACAATCTCTCGATTTCTCAGGAAACACAGTACAGACACGGCTATGTTGCCATTGATTCGTCCAATATGGAAACATTCAGAACAAGCAGCGAGCTGTTAAAACAGTTAAACCGGCAGTTGGAAACTGACATTATCGTAGAATACTAAAGGAGTTGCCCTATGAATCTTACAGATCTATTTTTTAATGTTGCCTTGGCCATCAGCCTCTTCTTTACAGGCTGCTTTTTGGTCTTATTCATCTGCTATTTGGTTATATACCATAGAGTCAATCGATATTTTAAGGCGGTAGATAATGATTAGTCAGTTCATCATGATTTTAACGCTAGTGTCCATTTGGTTTTCACTAGCCTGGTCCCTCACAACCCTCACATCCGCTGTCTGCTTTTGGCTTAAACACAGTCGCTTTAAAGTGGACATGAGTCCTTTGGAGCGCTACCCAATGATTACCATTGTAGTTCCTGCCCACAACGAAGAAGTGGTTATTGCGCAGACCGCTACTGCTATTTTGGATATGAATTATCCGGCAGATAAAGTTCAACTCCTGCTTTTTGCAGATAACTGCAGCGACAAGACCTATCAGGAAATGCAAAAAGTTCAGGCCTTGCCACAGTACGCCAACCGCAACATGACCCTCATCAACCGCAAGGGAACCGGCGGTAAGGCAGGCGTCCTCAACGATGGGCTGAAAATGGCTCAAGGCGAATACATTTGCGTCTACGATGCAGATGCCATGCCCGAAAAAAATGCCTTGTATTTCCTGGTAAAAAAAGCGCTGGAAGACCCTGAACGCCATGTGGCCGCATTTGGACGCAACAAAACGCGCAATGCCGACCAGAATTTTCTGACCCGCTGTATCAATCAGGAGATTGTGGTAACACAGCGAA from Streptococcus oriscaviae includes the following:
- a CDS encoding cell division site-positioning protein MapZ family protein, which codes for MENKDKQTGLPQDDEKVLEFEQAKDMTIAEAVRKHQEIQAGVTEDDSILDRYIKQHRDEIESQKFETQIAKAPLTEEGAKEESLEEATSEATLLEETQEFALHKVVSTEEKEEPAVSAEETTPLIVEELPAPETADFNDYEDVESRKESRKKIFVGLGISALFVGILASAFIWLNAANKNDSTASSSSSTTRSSRTSSSSTTNEALAAFDSFYAGFFVDAEQTKLKNSEFGKLAELKALLDKMDSSTDAYKEAKSRYDKLAKAIAALQDLNNQFDKPVIVDGEVDSSATVKGDANLTAVTTGISSVDAVLAAAVTLGRSQQESGVTATVSQSAETNKTVTETSASSSQTTEATSATVTGAASIYGIAVPAGVTLQRDVSRVPYNQAAIDDVNNEAWTFNAGVLETIISISQQRGYISGNDYILEKVNIVNGNGYYNLYRPDGVYLFTLNCKTGYFVGNGAGHSDALDY
- a CDS encoding THUMP domain-containing class I SAM-dependent RNA methyltransferase yields the protein MKEKFELVATAAAGLEAVVGREIRNLGYDCQVENGRVRFEGGLDAIIKTNLWLRSADRIKIVVGQFPARTFEELFQGVFGLDWEHYLPLGCKFPISKAKCVKSKLHNEPSVQAISKKAVVKKLQQHFSRPENVPLQEVGAEFKIEVSILKDQATVMIDTTGASLFKRGYRVEKGGAPIKENMAAAILQLSNWYPDKPLIDPTCGSGTFCIEAALLARNIAPGLKRSFAFEEWNWVDQDAVEQARKDAQTQIRTDLVLDISGFDIDGRMVEIAKKNAFAAGVEDAICFKQMRLQDLRTDKINGVILSNPPYGERLLDDTAIARLYREMGEVFAPLTTWSKFILTSDEQFESRFGSQADKKRKLYNGTLKVDLYQFFGQRVKRTRTE
- the gpsB gene encoding cell division regulator GpsB, with the protein product MASIKFTTKDIFEQDFKIGFRGYDQDEVNDFLDDIMKDYDAYEAIIKELKGEIARLKAQAANAPRTAAPVADESEVLRTERASSATNFDILRRLNRLEKEVFGKQIIQESYE
- a CDS encoding DUF1273 domain-containing protein, whose protein sequence is MHIRSLLVTGYRHTDLGIFSDKDARIYLIKKVIRQDLIHFLENGTEWFVFTGNLGFEYWVLQVLLDLKQEGYDCQIATIFPFENHGQNWNEANQEKLAAFKAVDFVKFTYTHYENPGQFRAYNEFLLDNTDGAYLFYEPENETNLKYLHNLLLKKAGYTDKRVTFDRLNEVAENFEEFE
- the recU gene encoding Holliday junction resolvase RecU; amino-acid sequence: MVNYPHQIRKKIIRTNSDPRQKRVNFANRGMSFETAINDSNGYYLAHGIAVIHKKPTPIQIVKVDYPRRSRAKIVEAYFRQASTTDYSGVFKGYYIDFEAKETRQKTAMPMKNFHAHQIEHMEQVVGQGGICFVLLHFSTLKETYLLPAVALISFYQIDQGSKSMPIAYIREHGYEIEIGGFPSLPYLTIVEKILLGGDSVEQNNH
- the pbp1a gene encoding penicillin-binding protein PBP1A, which codes for MNKTTIKKLLLIAANCLLAVFIIAVIAGAALVTYYISSAPELTEESLVATVSSKIYDKDGNLIADLGTEKRSNAKTEEIPTELVNAVVAIEDQRFFSHRGIDVLRIAGALLNNLSGGNLQGGSTLDQQLIKLTYFSTSTEDQTLKRKIQEAWMALQLERRNTKQEILTYYINKVYMSNGNYGMKTAAKSYFGKELKDLTLPQLALLAGMPQAPNQYDPYTQPEAAKERRDLVLAEMLEEKYIDATQYEQAVLTPVTDGLQPLTNEAAYPAYMDNYLKQVIEEVESKTGYNLLTTGMDVYTNVDPAAQQQLWNIYNSDLYVEYPDPNFQVASTVVDVSNGRVVAQLGGRNQASNVSFGTNQAVETNRDFGSTMKPITDYAPALENGIYTSTADTIVDGPYNYPGTSTPVNNWDKRYFGTMTVKSAIQYSRNVTAVKALEATGLENAHNFLNSVGIYYPEIHYSNAISSNTTDSSRQYGASSEKMAAAYAAFANGGTYYAPQYVNKIVFSDGTVSEYAAEGKRVMTEETAFMMTDMMKAVMSYGYGLNASVSGVPMAGKTGTSNYTDSETDTILATVPEANYSYMVVPDENFVGYSSRYSMAVWTGYTNRMVPLLDNGMHVATDVYHNMMAFLNSPETATDWEMPDGLVRYGSSYYLKGSRSVTNYYYSTTTEAATTSETSGSTTTASSETTEPTTNSPSTNQNGD
- the rsmG gene encoding 16S rRNA (guanine(527)-N(7))-methyltransferase RsmG, with amino-acid sequence MKPDIFYQTLEEQGFPLTDKQKEQFQRYYELLVEWNEKINLTAITEREEVYLKHFYDSIAPVLQGYIQNQDIQLLDIGAGAGFPSLPMKILCPNLEVTIIDSLNKRIHFLQFLAEKLELKKVRFYHGRAEDFAQDKQFRAQFDLVTARAVARMQVLSELTIPFLKVKGKLIALKASSAEDELAQAQNALNLLFAKVVDNVDYQLPNGDPRTLTLVEKKKETPNKYPRKAGLPNKRPL
- the wecB gene encoding non-hydrolyzing UDP-N-acetylglucosamine 2-epimerase, whose translation is MKQISVMVVFGTRPEAIKMAPLVKALQKQTDRFKAITVVTAQHRQMLDQVLETFAIQPDVDLNIMSQNQSLADITVHIISKLDKVLKELKPDIVLVHGDTTTTLAASIAAFYNQIKVGHVEAGLRTWNKQSPFPEEANRQLTDVLSDLYFAPTPQSKANLLLENHLEKDVFITGNTAIDTLKLTVKQDYQHPILQKINPDHKLILVTMHRRENQGLPMRRVLKTIREVVENHPTVEVVYPVHLSPAVQEAAAEILANSERIHLIPPLDVVDFHNIAAKSYFIMSDSGGVQEEAPSLGKPVLVLRDTTERPEGVEAGTLKLVGTSPETVRSAMEDLLLNADSYHQMAQAKNPYGDGQAAERILDAIAYYFGSAERPLDFQ